The following is a genomic window from Halichoerus grypus chromosome 5, mHalGry1.hap1.1, whole genome shotgun sequence.
TGCTGCTTCTCCAGCATGTCCTCCAGGCTCTGCTTGTGCGTCACCAGGTACTGGTTGCTGCAGCCGCGGGACTTGTACTCGGTGTCGAAGCGCGGGTCGTGCTCGCGCTGGACGTCCACCGgtgccagccaggcgcccagggaCACGTCCTCGCTGTGCCACGCGCGCAGGTACTCGCGGCTGAGGCGCAGGTAGCGCACCAGGTCGGCCGAGAGCACGTAGCCGCCGCCCAGCGCGTACGGGAGGTAGTAGTCACAGAGCTGCCAGGCGGCCTCGCGCCAGCGGCCCCCGGGCTTGACGCGGCCGCGGCCCGAGAAGAAGCCCCAGTAGAGGCGGCGGCGACGCGCGGGGTCGCGCGCGCGCAGCTCGGCCAGCAGCGCGTCCAGTCGCGCGAACGAGTCGTCGTCCGCCTTGAGCACGAACTCGAAGGCCACGTGCTCGTCCAGCCAGGCCAGCATGGCCAGCACCTTGGCCGTGAGGTTCTCGTACGCGTCGCGCAGCGCGGGCAGCAGCAGCAGGTCGCCGTGCCGCGCCTGCTCGCGCTCCAGGGCGCGCCGCTCCTCGGCGCCCAGGCCGCCCGTGCCCACCGCGAAGCGCGCCCACACGTCGCCCGGGCTGCCGCGCCGCGCCGCCGCCAGCCACGTGCCGCGGACCACGCTGCGCCGTTCGGCCGCCCGCGGCGCGCTGGCCACCAGCACGGCCAGGAAGGCGGCGGCGCGCGCGGGCTCGGCGGGCGCGGGGCTGCGGCCGGGAGCCGGGTGGGGGCCGTCGGCGGCGCAGCGGGCCAGGTAGAGCAGCCCAGCGCCGCAGAGCGCCAGGCCGCCCAGGCCCAGCGCCGTCCGGTGCCGCCACGCGCGCCGCAGCAGCTTCAtggcgcgcgcgcgcgcgggaAGCGCCCCCGAGGCCCCGAAGCCGGCGCGCAGGCCGCGTCCACCAGCGGCGGAGGCGGAGGGCCAGGCGCTGCCCGTCACGTGCCCGCACGGCACGTGGGCACGCGTGCCCTTCTCATTGGTTGCCCTGGAGGGGCCGAGCGTCCCCTTCCGCCCAGACAAAGTATGGCGGCGCCAGCGCCGCCGCGGCGGCGTCGCGCCCGCGCGCACCGTTCCGGCTCCGCCTCTTCCCGGAAGAAAGATGGCCGCGGCCTAGGCGAGTCCCGTCGAAGGCGTCACGGGCGCTCGGGCCCCGCTCAGCGGATCCTGGGCGAGGGGAGGGAAGCCGGTGAGTGagggccccggggcggggggcgccgggAGGCCGACGCTCCCTCGGGCCGCTGGGCCTTGGGCTcatgtcctctctgccctcaccgACGGCTGCCGCCGGGAAACAGGCTGAGGGAGTGTGGTCGGCAGGGGAGTCGGGTGGACCCCGGTATTTACCAGCGAGATGACCTCACTCCGCTCGTCGGTGAAAGGTGCCCTAATTGGTAGGGCTCGGTGAAGATTTGAAATCGTGCGTGTAAAGCCTCTGGTTTCCGGTTCAGCCGGTGGCAGTTGTTACCAGCGCTCTGAACGCGACTCCTAAGAGCGGTGACAGAGCTTTCAGATGAAGCGTTTGCTTTTCTGACGGCAAGAGGTTAGGCTCGCCAGCACGGATACCCCGGGATGGCCAAGAAATGCCGCCTGCGCTTAAGCCGGGCGCCTGGGGTGGTGTTGCCACCCTGCATTGACGTCGTAGAGGATGGGGATTCCCTGGTcagccagccaggcccctgccCTTTGGAATCCcggcggtggcgggggggggggcaggccgAGGACGAGGAGCGGAGCAGTCGGTTGGCACATTGAGCCGCGCTGCTGCTTCTGTGCTCGCTGAGGTAGATGGTGTAAGTCTCACTTGACCTCCTGGTATCTGTGCGGTTATTTTGGGGTTACTTTTGTGCAGGACGAAGTGTGCTACCCGTGAAGATAAGTAAGGAATTGACTTTGTTTCTTCAGGGAGCAAAGTACAGTCTGTTTGGACGTGATATGTGTTTTTATGGCCACAGTCAGTGAGGGCGATATTCATGTCAGGGGAGGTCATCTTGGTTTGCGCAACGCTTTCCTAGCCGGGAGAGCTGGGACGCAGGGTAGAATTACGCGCCAGCAGGGAAGGAAACCTTGGTGACCGCAGGCTTGTCCAAGTCTTGCGTGACGGCAGGCTGCATTTCCTCCTGGGCCCACCTTAGTGGCAGCCCCGCTGGCATCTCCTTGGCACCTGCGCACGGCAGCTCCACTCAGTTTAATAGCCCCCGAGCTGCTTGCTGGGGCTGCGGGTGCCTCGCCACACACCACTTCCTGGTTTCCTCCTGGCTGTTTATATTGACTTGTGTTGGTCTTGAGATACGTCCCTTGTGTTGTTCCCACGGGCCCTGTATTTTTTATGGTGCACTTTTGCAGAGCGCTGTCATTTTCAGGAACGTGCATATCGCGGTGTGGCAGAGACTCCTGTACGTGTTCAGTTGTGTGGACGGTGTGACAGCTGCTGGGACGGTGAAGAGAAGGGTGTGGCGTTCCAGTAGGTCTGATTCGGGGCAGTCCCAGCACAGAGAATGCCACGGCTCGGGTGCTTGTGGGGAGATTGCAGGCTCCGCAGGCCTGGAAGGGGGGATTACTCCCTCAGAGGAACGGGACACGTGAGTTCAGAGAGCAGGGTCTTGTTGAAGGGCCCAGAGAGTGCACAGGTTCAGAAGACTAATGCATAAAGGTGTCACCTGGCAGGTGAATAATGCCATTCAGGAGCAGGTAGGTTCAAAAGGCAGCATCAGATGAGCGGTGGCCTCTGCGTGTGCCGCCAGACCAGTCGGCGGGAGCCCCTGTCCGCACTGTGTGCCCTCAGGCTGTGGTGGTTGTGTGGCTTTGCCGATGCAAGGCCCTGTGCTTCCTGCCATGCCCCGGCTTGGCTGCAGGTGGCACTCTGGCCTGCGGCGAGGGTGTCCAGGGCCACCACCCCTGGACCCTGAGTACCGGTGggcttccctctgctgctcctccctgTAACAACtgccagaggaggggagggcctCAGCTGCACCTGAGAGGACCACCAGGTGTGTACCAGGTGGACAGACTATGAGAGGAACAGGTTAAGTAAAGGGCAAGAAGGAGCTGGAGTTCCTTTTGGGGAGTGTGGAGCATGAAGGTCCatgagaagctgagcagggagctgggcaggCAGCTGGGCCCTGTTCTGGCACCAGCCAGAAGGGAATTCCAGGCCATTCCAGAAGGGAATCTGGAGGAACCTGGAAGGTGTGAGGGAAAGCAGGTGGGCCTGGGTggaaggagccggatgtgggagaAGGCTGGGATGGCTGAGTGCTGGGCATCAGTGCTTGTGGCCCTGGGATCCTCACTGTGGCATTTCCTCATTGCGGGGCCCAGGCATACCAAGGATGACAGACTTCCTGGTACTCCTGTGTGAACACgagcaagggtgtgtgtgtgtgcatacacacgtAGGTGTGTATATCCACGcacatgtgtgtatttgtatatgtacatgcgtgtgtacgtgtgcatTCGAGTGtggtgtatgtgcatgtgtgtacttgcagaatgtgtgtgtgcgcacagcTGCAGCGGTCGTTGAGGTGGGAAGGTAGGAAGGGGCTGGTGCCCTGCTGGATGGGTTTGGGCATTTGCTGGCACCAGGCCCAATCCTCACAAagccttggggtgggggagggagcttCCTGTTTCAGGGGGGAAACTGAAGCTGGGGAGGCCAGGTGActtagccaaggtcacagagctcacAAATGCTGAGCTGGGATTTGGAGAGTGAGTTACCATGACTCTGGGGTCTGTCTCGATGccaggagggatggagagagacagtTCTGGGAATGCCCACTGTGGGCATTGAAAAGGGGTAGGTTTAGTGGTGTTGGGCAGCCTTTGAGGTGGGTatctttggaaaaggaaaaagtagtaTGTTTAGTATGTATCCTGTAAACCAAGAACTTCCATTTCATGTTGTAAACTAAACGCCTCTTTAGTGAAGTATTTGCTGACCCTCCATTGAACAATGGCTGTGTCCTCTTTATAGACCTTTAACTGCATGCTGGGGTCTGGCAGCCACGGGCTGTTGCCCTTCTGCAGTGCCTGGGGTGGTGGGAAGGCTGTGACCCCAGGCCTCACTTCCTCACCTGCCccgcccctctctccccagctcctggccgcACTTGCAGACCATTCCACAGTCCGGACCCAGGTGGCCATGGCGtccaggcaggctccccactgtggcTTGGTTCCTCACTGCCTCTGGCTCTTGGGGGTCATCCTTCTGATGGATGTGTCTGCCCGGCCTGCCAACCACTCATCTGCTCGGGAGAGAGCCGGCAACAAGGATGAGCGTGAGATCCTGCCCCCGGACCACCTGAATGGGGTGAAGCTGGAGATGGATGGGCACCTCAACAAGGACTTCCACCAGGAGGTCTTCCTGGGGAAGGACATAGACGGGTTTGAGGAGGACGCAGAGCCACGGAGAAGCAGGAGGAAGCTGATGGTCATCTTTTCCAAGTGGGTGCCCAGGCCTGGGCGCTGCCAGAATCTAACTAGTTTCCTCACCTGGCATGTACTGTGGCTGAAGTTCACACAGGCCATGTGCTGAGGCGGGGCAGGGTCCACAGGTCTCAGGGGGCACATGCCTTAGGAGGTTCTCTGCCCAGCACGGGCCTGGTGGGGTCCAGGCTCCCAGGGTATTGGTGACATGGTGGCCCAGCCGTGTGCCAGGACCCAGGATTCATGGCTCTCGGTTCCAGGGAGTAGACTGAGAGGAGCTTGTTCATGGGGCTGACTTTCCTGTGGAGCCACTCTGAGTGCACACAGGCTTGGACTCACGCACAGGTCATGGGTGCTGGCTGTGAGCACACACGCAGGTCACATGGCCCGGTGGCTTTGGAGCCTCCGGGGGAGGTGAGGGGCTTCATGGCCAGGGCATGAGCTCAGGAGGAGGCCCTTGGCAGTTGGACCTGGGCTCTGTTCCCTGAGCCCGCCAGCCTcatcctcatctgtgaaagggggTATTGAGAGCCCTGCTTCTTGGGCGTGGTGAGAACAGTGTGCTGTGTGCTGTCTACTCATAGGATCAGGGATGAGGGTGGAGAACAGATGGAGGGCAACGGGGCTGCCCTGGATGGGTGTTGGCGAGACAGGGGGATCCCAGAGGCCTGCCTTTTTGAGGTGCTATGTGCACTGGGTGCTGGGGGGGCCAGGTGGAGTAGCAGATGGGCCACCAgctggaggcaggaggtgggggcacgAAGGTCTGCAGATGGTGGGCTGGCCGAGACCGGGTGAGGAGACAGGTGGGTGCTAGCACAAGGCTGTGCGCACCGACACTGGACTTGATAATCTGCTCATGATTGGGCCCGCTAACGTAGAGGGCACTAGGCTCTCCCCGGGACTCTGTTGGGAGTATCCATCCCCACGCTGAGAGCCACCTTCCCGGCAGCCTGCAGAGGGTGGTCTGCACCACTCACTGGGCCAGGGGCGAGGTGTGTGCCCACAGGCAAGAGGATCTACCCAGACTACCCTGGGCATCCTCAGGAGAGAGGGTGGCTTCACCCGGGGCCCCAAGGTCCCTGTGGAACTTTGAACCTGTGAATATCTTATCTGTTAGAAGATCTTCCCGTCAAACAGATTCAAACTCAGCTTTTGAGCCAACAGCAGGTTCTTCCTGGGGCTGCTTCTGTGCCTTCCTTGGCACTTTTGTGTGTTGCCAGTGGACGGGGGTTCCAGTGGACGGGCCCAGAGCTCTGGGAGGAAGGGGTCACCAGAGGGGCCGGCACTGTTGAAGGGGAGGGACCAGGCAGGGCCCCTTGGACAGGTGATAGGAATGGGGCAGAATCCAGAGAGGGTGGGCTGTGGCCCGGAGGCTCAGTGCCAGGAGCAGGTGCATCCCACTGGAGCAGGGGGAGCACTGGGGAGGCGGGACACCTTCCTGCTGTGCTTACATTTTCATTGTCGAAGGTTAGGTCTTCACCCGGTTGGAACAAAGCTGGGTGTCATGACAGAGCATGGAGCCAGAAATTCAGCAGTGCGACCGGGaccgtgggggctgggggtgtggcTCAGAGCCCCTTCTAGGTCGAGCCCCCCGGATCTCCCACCTGGCAGGGCTCTGAGGGCCGGTGTGCAGATGTCTGTGCGTGGGCAGGGGGCACGGTTGAATTCCGGGCCACACCTGGGCCTCCTCTTCCTGGGCGCCTGCCGGCCTACGTGCAGTGTGGAGAGGGGCGGGCTGGCTCAGCGGGGCTGCGGTGCTAGGAGCACGTCGGCTGGAGTGCAGACGGAGGGGCCCGCGGGCGCACGGGGCTGGCTCACAGGCTGCTTGCCCTTCAGTCTCTCTCAGGTGTGGCCATGTCTGTCCACGGGAGGCGCTCTTGTTATGCCTGCTCTGTTTTGTGGGgtcacggcgggggggggggggagcagctaACCCTGCTCACTGCCCCCCGCCGCAGCGGTTTCCACGCCGACTTCTGCCTACAGCCGCTCCTGGTTTAAGACGTCGCAGCGCGGCTGCCGCCTCACTGGCTCCCTGCCCGAGTCACACGTGGTCTCAGGACCTGGTTTTGATTAAAGTAATGTTGcaacaacatttcttttttttttttttaagatttattcatttattagaaagagagagaaaaagagcatgcaCGCACCTGTGCCTGCCTGTGCGTGCagggggagacggagagggagagggagagaatctgccggctgagtgcagagcccgacgtgggactcaatcccacgaccccgaaatcatgaccggagctgaaattgagttggtgcttaactgactgaaccacccaggtgccccaccacaacatttgttaaataagcttttttattttggagtagtttcagatttacagaagagTGGCAGAGATGGCCACTTTTCCCTAATATCGACATTTAGGCAACCACGGTGCATTTGTGGAGACTGAGAAACAGCAGTGCTATGTTCCTATTATCTACACCGCAGACGTGAGATTTCACTCGGTGTCCCAACATCCCTGTCCAGGTCCCACACCGCATTGAGTGtcccagctcctttgttccctcTGGGATGGGCTGGTGTCTCAGACGCTCTTACTTTTTCATGAccctgacagttttgaggaggacTGCAGAGGTGTTGTGTCGAATG
Proteins encoded in this region:
- the B3GALT6 gene encoding beta-1,3-galactosyltransferase 6, which produces MKLLRRAWRHRTALGLGGLALCGAGLLYLARCAADGPHPAPGRSPAPAEPARAAAFLAVLVASAPRAAERRSVVRGTWLAAARRGSPGDVWARFAVGTGGLGAEERRALEREQARHGDLLLLPALRDAYENLTAKVLAMLAWLDEHVAFEFVLKADDDSFARLDALLAELRARDPARRRRLYWGFFSGRGRVKPGGRWREAAWQLCDYYLPYALGGGYVLSADLVRYLRLSREYLRAWHSEDVSLGAWLAPVDVQREHDPRFDTEYKSRGCSNQYLVTHKQSLEDMLEKQQTLAREGRLCKQEVQLRLSYVYDWSAPPSQCCQRKEGIP